The stretch of DNA CTCAAAGAAACATCCCTACGCTTCTAGTCACCTGAAGCAGATGCGGTCAGCCGGTACTACGCCACATATTGGGTGACGGGTTTTGTCCCcccgtttcttttttttctttttttttagctcctcTTCTTGTTTAACGCCGATTCGAAATGACAGGGAAATGTACAGGGTGTGTTCAGCAACATCCCACAGCTGTACCAGGGTAAGCCGATAACCTGCTGCTACGAAGCTGGAGCAGGAGTAGAAAAAGGGGGGGAGGAGCCCGATGTCGAAAGTAATTTTGGGAAATTGAGTATTTTGTCAACAGGTTACGTTTCTTTTTGTGCGTTTGGTTTAATGCTCGTCGCCCTGCGATTTTAGCTTGAACTAGCTATCGGCAACTACCCGTGCGACAAGAGACGCAAAGTTATAAAATCTAACGCACCCTGTTTTTGTCTTCGTCCTCTTTTAGAGAACCAATCACAGGCAGCGGTGATGTAAACAAGGAAATAGCTTGTGAAATTGACAAAAATGCGAAACGTATATGACGCTCCTAGAGCAGAAGTACCCGTTTCACTTTTACGAAGTAGGATCCTTGTGTTCATTTGAGGACATCGATTGACGCCGTGATCATtagttacagttttttttaaatgagactaCTGTTTATCCCGTGTTGGTATTGACTGGACAATGGATGAAACACACAAGAAGATTCTTCAGCGCAACAGAGTCAAACTGGTCACCGTCTTGGATCCAGCAAAGCTCTGTGATCGACTTCTTGAAAAAGGAGTTTTCACCCAAGACATGATCGATGAGATACAGGTAGGTCATGGCGCTGTGGCTTCGGGTTTTGGGGGTGTTTATAAAAGCTCAAAACAGTGTTCAGCTAAGACTATGTCCTATTATCAGAGCGCTGGGACCACCAGACGAGACCAGGCTAGGCAATTAGTCCTGGACTTAGAAACCCGTGGGAGTCGGGCTTTCCCGTTATTTCTGGAGTGCCTTCGGGAGACAGGTCAGCAGAGTCTGGCAGAGCTCCTACAGAATGGAGCTCCAGCTGTTACCCTGCAGCCTGCGACACCCACTAAACTTGAAATCCAGCCTCTTCCCATTTGTAAGTGTGTGACATTATGGAAAACTGAATGTGAGAGTCACAGCCGTAGACGATTCAACTCTTTCTGATAATGTGAACGTTTTGGTGTAATTTATGAgtcatctgtgtgttttttgtttctttaacagCCTCTCCAATGGATGGTGACAAGCCAAGTAAAGTGCCTGACTGTCCGTTAGAGAAGCCGAGCACAACTCCTAGTCCGTGTAAGCTATGCAGTCCATTTAAATAACAGTCTTGtaagtttgtttgtgtttactgtGTACTGATGTGTGTGCCACAGCACCCAACGGGGAACAGTTAAGACCAAAACCACCAGGCAGAATAAGAAGGGACAGCATTCAGGTAAGTACCGTTTACCTACCACGCCCTTACATGTTTACCTTACATCCCTTTCTCTGCTACCTTTTACTCTGCGTGTCTCTATGTGTCAGAACTATAAAATGGATGCCAGCCCATGCGGTCACTGCCTCATCATAAACAACATGGAGTTTGATCCTCAGACCGTGCTGAGCAATCGCAAAGGCTCCAACATAGACTGTGAAAAGCTGGAGAGACGATTCAAGGCTCTCAACTTTGTCGTTGAAGTCAAGACAAACCTGAAACAAAGAGTAAGAATCGGTGtttctgcttctgtgtgtgaAAGGGAATTAAAG from Archocentrus centrarchus isolate MPI-CPG fArcCen1 chromosome 7, fArcCen1, whole genome shotgun sequence encodes:
- the casp9 gene encoding caspase-9 is translated as MDETHKKILQRNRVKLVTVLDPAKLCDRLLEKGVFTQDMIDEIQSAGTTRRDQARQLVLDLETRGSRAFPLFLECLRETGQQSLAELLQNGAPAVTLQPATPTKLEIQPLPISSPMDGDKPSKVPDCPLEKPSTTPSPSPNGEQLRPKPPGRIRRDSIQNYKMDASPCGHCLIINNMEFDPQTVLSNRKGSNIDCEKLERRFKALNFVVEVKTNLKQRQIKCELSALSKKDHSQYDCCVVIILSHGTEVNHNRFPGAVYGVDGLYIPVQHITNYLNGQHCPSLQGKPKLFFIQACGGDEKDTGFEVSPDEINASFGGLDDQTDAIPMSSSSDSLSLSDEVDARATLPTPSDILVSYSTFPGYVSWRDTQAGSWYIETLDRILEENGSTDDLVTMLMMVNNEVSQNSAKGLYKQMPGSFNFLRKRLYFQTQAQ